Proteins encoded in a region of the Bacillus sp. T3 genome:
- a CDS encoding YpzG family protein: MSYKDHLDPHSKLFHHTWTRPKHLNSQVNGQTKRTQSTIIARSNAKAHHW, encoded by the coding sequence ATGAGTTACAAAGATCATTTGGATCCGCACTCTAAGCTTTTTCACCACACATGGACCCGGCCAAAACATTTGAATTCTCAAGTAAACGGACAAACGAAGCGAACTCAAAGCACGATTATTGCGAGAAGTAATGCGAAAGCCCACCATTGGTAA
- a CDS encoding methylmalonyl-CoA mutase subunit beta: protein MFFHLATTESWKQKAEETLKGKPVDTLSKNTYEEIRLKPLYTKEDVESKIVSEIPGFEDYRRGINPLGYATNDWKVAQTIPAENVEEMKELLVTSFQKGQTAISFELSEKVLVEIPSILADVFASHPFSVNAKQYQADLLTLVQQLAEENGKSAEVTGYIGFDPVATAVETGVEMDAAYDQWAKTIGYHAEKLPNVKTILVDTTPYHNGGANAIQELAISLATGVEHIQRLTERGISLETVLEKMVFKFAIGSNFFMEMSKLRAARLLWSKLTEAYQVVPSLRKLVISAETSQFTKTKYDPYVNLLRAGNEAFAAILGGIQFLHVSPFNEPEGHVTAFSDRIARNTQLILKEEAHLKNVVDPAGGSWYIESLTNELAEKAWALFLEIDEKGGLVSTLCSNWLQEQILAVKEKRQKDIFTRKQSIIGTNIYANLQDQPLQVSKTDEVTGEGSIQTITQERLAQPYESLRGRAEALKAEACVGLICLGELKQHKARADFITGFVAPGGIKTVKSEGVNSIESAMAFVESNSLSHYCVCGSNDQYNELGSEFVSKIKAQYPSLTLYIAGAPENESEWREAGISEFITVKSNCYQTLAQLLDEMEVESK from the coding sequence TTGTTTTTCCACCTGGCAACAACGGAAAGCTGGAAACAAAAAGCCGAAGAAACCTTAAAAGGAAAGCCTGTCGATACACTATCTAAGAATACATACGAAGAGATTAGGTTAAAACCGCTTTATACAAAAGAAGATGTTGAAAGCAAAATCGTATCAGAAATACCAGGATTTGAAGATTACCGCCGTGGTATCAATCCATTAGGTTATGCGACAAATGACTGGAAGGTTGCACAAACAATCCCTGCAGAAAATGTCGAGGAAATGAAAGAACTACTCGTGACTTCATTTCAAAAAGGGCAAACAGCTATTTCTTTTGAATTATCCGAAAAGGTATTAGTTGAAATTCCATCTATCTTAGCTGATGTTTTTGCATCACATCCATTTAGTGTAAACGCAAAGCAATATCAAGCAGACCTTTTGACCCTTGTGCAGCAATTGGCAGAGGAAAACGGAAAGTCAGCAGAAGTAACTGGCTATATTGGGTTTGACCCGGTTGCTACCGCTGTTGAAACTGGTGTTGAAATGGATGCTGCCTATGATCAATGGGCTAAAACAATTGGTTATCATGCCGAAAAGCTACCAAATGTAAAAACGATTCTTGTGGACACTACACCTTATCACAATGGTGGAGCGAATGCTATTCAAGAATTAGCAATTAGCTTAGCAACAGGCGTTGAACATATTCAAAGATTGACTGAACGTGGAATAAGTTTGGAAACAGTTCTTGAAAAAATGGTATTTAAATTTGCAATCGGTTCCAACTTCTTTATGGAAATGTCCAAATTACGTGCAGCAAGACTTCTATGGAGCAAGTTAACAGAAGCTTATCAAGTTGTGCCTAGTTTGCGAAAATTGGTGATTTCTGCTGAAACTTCGCAGTTCACGAAAACAAAATATGATCCGTATGTTAACTTATTAAGAGCAGGGAATGAGGCATTTGCTGCCATTCTTGGAGGAATCCAATTCCTGCATGTAAGCCCATTCAATGAACCAGAAGGTCATGTTACGGCGTTCTCTGATCGAATTGCACGTAATACTCAGCTTATTTTAAAAGAAGAAGCACATTTGAAAAATGTTGTTGACCCAGCTGGCGGATCTTGGTATATCGAATCATTAACAAATGAACTTGCTGAAAAAGCATGGGCGTTATTTTTGGAAATAGACGAAAAAGGTGGCCTAGTTTCAACTTTATGTTCGAACTGGCTCCAGGAACAAATTTTAGCAGTGAAAGAAAAGCGTCAAAAAGATATTTTCACTCGTAAACAAAGTATTATTGGAACAAATATTTATGCGAACCTTCAAGACCAACCACTTCAAGTTTCAAAAACGGACGAAGTGACAGGAGAAGGTTCCATTCAAACCATTACACAAGAACGATTAGCACAGCCGTATGAAAGCTTACGTGGCCGTGCAGAAGCATTAAAAGCGGAAGCTTGTGTTGGCTTAATTTGTCTTGGTGAATTAAAACAACATAAAGCCCGTGCTGACTTTATTACTGGTTTCGTTGCACCTGGTGGAATTAAAACAGTAAAAAGTGAAGGTGTTAACTCAATTGAGTCTGCCATGGCTTTTGTTGAAAGCAATTCATTAAGTCATTATTGTGTTTGCGGAAGCAATGATCAATACAACGAATTAGGTTCAGAATTTGTTTCGAAAATCAAAGCTCAGTACCCGAGTTTAACACTCTATATTGCTGGTGCTCCTGAAAATGAATCAGAATGGCGTGAAGCGGGTATTTCTGAGTTTATTACGGTAAAAAGCAATTGCTACCAAACACTAGCACAGCTTTTAGATGAAATGGAGGTGGAATCAAAATGA
- the scpA gene encoding methylmalonyl-CoA mutase, whose translation MSKPDFKKIEILKDQEVTKQEWQAKAEEEVSKSIDDLLFETNEYIKVKPLYTNDDLAGMTHLDDKPGIAPYTRGPYPTMYVNRPWTVRQYAGFSTAEESNAFYRRNLAMGQKGLSVAFDLATHRGYDSDHPRVVGDVGKAGVAIDSILDMKILFDGIPLDQMSVSMTMNGAVLPVLAFYIVTAEEQGVSQEKLSGTIQNDILKEYMVRNTYIYPPEMSMKIIADIFEYTSKYMPKFNSISISGYHMQEAGAPADIELAYTLADGLEYVRTGLKAGIPIDKFAPRLSFFWAIGMNYFMEVAKMRAARIIWAKMIKTFLPENEKSLALRTHSQTSGWSLTEQDPFNNVTRTLIEAHAATMGHTQSLHTNALDEAIALPTDFSARIARNTQLFLQEEAGVTNVIDPWGGSYYVEALTNQLVERAWMHIEEIENLGGMAKAIETGLPKMRIEEAAARRQAKIDSGEETIIGVNKYRLEKEEAIDILEVDNTAVRKSQIERLEQLRSTRDEKAVKDALAALTRAAEAGEGNLLDLAVKAARARASLGEISDAIEVVSGRHKAVIRSISGVYSTAFSNEEEIATVKQMCEEFLENEGRRPRILVAKLGQDGHDRGAKVISTAFADLGYDVDIGPLFQTPEETARQAVENDVHVVGFSSLAAGHKTLLPALVEELKKLGREDILVVIGGVIPAQDYDYLYEHGAAAIFGPGTVIPVAAQKVIETIYQRLGYEEVVR comes from the coding sequence ATGAGTAAACCAGATTTTAAGAAAATAGAAATTTTAAAGGACCAAGAAGTAACGAAGCAAGAATGGCAGGCGAAAGCGGAAGAAGAAGTTTCTAAATCGATTGATGACCTTCTATTCGAAACGAACGAATACATTAAAGTCAAACCTCTTTATACGAATGATGATCTTGCAGGCATGACACATCTTGACGATAAGCCAGGGATTGCTCCGTATACACGTGGACCTTATCCAACTATGTACGTGAACCGTCCATGGACAGTTCGTCAATATGCAGGCTTCTCAACAGCTGAAGAAAGTAATGCATTCTATCGTCGAAACCTCGCAATGGGTCAAAAAGGTTTATCCGTAGCATTTGACCTTGCAACGCACCGTGGCTATGATTCCGACCACCCTCGTGTTGTTGGGGATGTAGGGAAAGCTGGAGTTGCTATCGACTCTATTCTTGATATGAAAATATTATTTGATGGGATTCCACTTGATCAAATGTCAGTATCGATGACGATGAACGGTGCAGTATTACCGGTTTTGGCATTTTATATCGTAACGGCAGAAGAGCAGGGAGTAAGCCAGGAAAAGCTTTCTGGTACCATTCAAAATGATATTTTAAAGGAATACATGGTTCGTAACACATATATTTACCCTCCAGAAATGTCAATGAAAATCATCGCTGACATTTTTGAATATACGTCCAAGTATATGCCTAAATTCAATAGCATTAGTATCTCAGGCTACCATATGCAAGAAGCAGGAGCACCTGCAGATATCGAGCTTGCCTATACATTAGCAGATGGACTTGAATACGTAAGAACAGGCTTAAAAGCTGGTATCCCTATCGATAAGTTTGCTCCGAGACTTTCGTTCTTCTGGGCAATCGGGATGAACTATTTCATGGAAGTGGCAAAAATGCGTGCTGCCCGGATTATTTGGGCAAAAATGATTAAAACATTCTTGCCAGAAAATGAAAAATCACTGGCTTTGCGTACACACTCACAGACTTCAGGCTGGAGTTTAACGGAACAAGACCCATTTAATAACGTTACACGTACGCTAATTGAAGCACATGCTGCAACGATGGGTCATACGCAATCTCTTCACACCAATGCATTGGATGAAGCGATTGCCCTTCCAACTGATTTCTCTGCAAGGATTGCTCGTAATACTCAGCTCTTCCTACAAGAAGAAGCAGGTGTAACGAATGTTATTGATCCATGGGGTGGTTCTTACTATGTAGAGGCACTTACCAATCAATTAGTAGAGCGTGCATGGATGCATATCGAAGAAATCGAAAATCTTGGTGGTATGGCCAAGGCGATTGAAACTGGGCTTCCAAAAATGAGAATCGAAGAAGCTGCTGCTCGTAGACAAGCGAAAATTGACTCTGGTGAAGAAACCATCATTGGTGTGAACAAATATCGCCTTGAAAAAGAAGAAGCAATCGACATTTTAGAAGTTGATAATACAGCAGTTAGAAAATCTCAAATCGAAAGATTAGAGCAATTAAGATCAACTCGTGATGAAAAAGCTGTTAAAGATGCACTTGCAGCTCTTACACGTGCGGCAGAAGCAGGAGAAGGAAATCTTTTAGATCTTGCAGTAAAAGCAGCACGAGCTCGTGCTTCACTTGGAGAAATCTCCGATGCAATTGAAGTGGTGTCTGGTCGTCATAAAGCTGTTATTCGCTCAATAAGCGGAGTTTACAGCACCGCCTTCTCAAATGAGGAAGAGATTGCTACGGTTAAACAAATGTGTGAAGAATTCCTTGAAAACGAAGGAAGAAGACCGCGTATCCTAGTTGCAAAGCTTGGTCAGGATGGACATGACCGAGGAGCTAAAGTTATTTCTACTGCTTTTGCGGATTTAGGCTATGATGTTGATATCGGTCCTTTATTCCAAACACCAGAGGAAACAGCACGCCAAGCGGTTGAGAACGACGTTCATGTTGTTGGTTTTAGTTCACTTGCTGCTGGTCATAAGACATTGTTACCAGCACTTGTTGAGGAATTAAAGAAGCTTGGCCGTGAAGATATTCTTGTCGTGATTGGCGGGGTTATTCCAGCTCAGGACTATGATTATTTATATGAGCATGGTGCTGCTGCTATCTTTGGTCCTGGAACCGTCATTCCTGTTGCAGCTCAAAAGGTAATCGAAACAATCTATCAGCGTTTGGGATACGAGGAAGTGGTTCGATAA
- the meaB gene encoding methylmalonyl Co-A mutase-associated GTPase MeaB, translating into MNENKNSDRQEPSFAEGIQSSSIPPKKRFKKKSAGQDLSVDDLAKGVKSGDRGLLARAITLIESNAEHHFQKGQELLQKLLPESGKSIRIGITGVPGAGKSTFIEAFGTYLCEQGFRVAVLAVDPSSSISGGSILGDKTRMGELANNPRAFIRPSPSEGKLGGVHRKTRETMLICEAAGFDVILIETVGVGQSEVVVRNMVDFFMLVVLTGAGDELQGMKKGIMELADAIVVNKADGENKPLAEKTREEYKRIVHFLQPYTKGWPTQVTTCSALYYEGIDGVWKIINDFEQKTKQTGVFEARRRVQTKEWMYSMIVDQLQASFFHHPDVKFLLPKLENEVITGDRTVTSAVESLFKAYLG; encoded by the coding sequence ATGAACGAGAATAAAAATTCGGATAGGCAAGAGCCTTCATTTGCGGAGGGGATACAGTCTAGTTCCATTCCTCCCAAAAAAAGGTTCAAGAAAAAGTCAGCTGGTCAAGATTTAAGTGTTGATGATCTGGCAAAAGGAGTTAAGAGTGGGGATCGAGGGCTGCTCGCCCGAGCCATTACCCTGATAGAAAGTAATGCCGAACACCATTTTCAAAAAGGACAGGAGCTTTTGCAAAAGCTCCTGCCAGAGTCAGGTAAGTCTATCCGTATCGGTATTACCGGTGTTCCTGGGGCTGGAAAAAGTACCTTTATTGAGGCGTTTGGTACGTACTTGTGTGAACAAGGATTTCGTGTTGCAGTATTGGCTGTTGACCCAAGCTCAAGCATTAGCGGTGGGAGTATTCTCGGGGATAAAACGAGAATGGGTGAATTAGCCAATAACCCACGTGCATTTATCCGCCCTTCTCCGTCTGAAGGAAAGCTTGGCGGGGTGCATCGGAAAACACGGGAAACGATGCTAATTTGTGAAGCAGCAGGCTTTGATGTGATCTTGATCGAAACGGTCGGGGTTGGTCAAAGTGAAGTGGTTGTTCGCAACATGGTTGACTTTTTCATGCTTGTTGTTTTAACAGGCGCAGGTGATGAGTTACAAGGAATGAAAAAGGGAATTATGGAGCTTGCGGATGCGATCGTTGTCAATAAGGCAGATGGTGAAAATAAACCATTAGCCGAAAAAACACGTGAAGAATACAAGCGAATTGTCCATTTCCTTCAGCCGTATACAAAAGGGTGGCCAACTCAAGTCACTACTTGTTCTGCTTTGTATTATGAGGGAATCGATGGAGTTTGGAAAATCATTAATGATTTTGAGCAAAAAACGAAGCAAACGGGTGTTTTTGAAGCGAGACGCCGTGTTCAAACGAAAGAATGGATGTATTCGATGATTGTAGACCAGCTCCAAGCTAGCTTTTTCCATCATCCGGACGTGAAATTTTTACTACCAAAGCTTGAAAATGAAGTCATTACGGGTGATCGAACTGTAACTTCGGCAGTTGAAAGCTTATTCAAGGCCTATTTAGGCTAA
- a CDS encoding BrxA/BrxB family bacilliredoxin, with amino-acid sequence MNIDFNLFMNDVVRQARQEITAAGYKELTSSAEVEEALAQKGTTLVMINSVCGCAGGVARPAAAHALHYDKRPDHLVTVFAGQDKEATEKARSYFTGFPPSSPSFALLKDGKICTMVERHDIEGFAPTEVVQKLQSVFEQYCEEV; translated from the coding sequence ATGAATATCGATTTTAACCTTTTCATGAATGATGTTGTTCGCCAAGCACGGCAAGAAATTACAGCTGCTGGTTATAAGGAATTGACATCCTCTGCTGAAGTTGAGGAAGCATTAGCACAAAAAGGAACAACACTTGTTATGATTAATTCTGTATGCGGTTGTGCTGGTGGCGTTGCCCGTCCTGCAGCAGCGCATGCCCTGCATTATGATAAACGCCCGGATCATTTAGTTACTGTTTTCGCAGGTCAAGATAAGGAAGCAACAGAAAAGGCTCGAAGCTATTTTACTGGGTTTCCACCTTCGTCCCCTTCATTTGCTTTGTTAAAGGATGGCAAAATTTGCACGATGGTTGAGCGACATGATATTGAAGGCTTTGCACCAACAGAAGTGGTTCAAAAACTTCAAAGTGTGTTTGAACAATATTGCGAGGAAGTATAA
- a CDS encoding aromatic acid exporter family protein, translating into MKFKIGYRTLKTAIGTALSIMLAQSIGLESYVSAGILTILCIQVTRKKSLRASWNRFLACLLAMLFATIFFEGIAYHPLVIGLLLIFFIPVVVSLKAQEGIVSSSVILLHIFAAGNVSLAIITNELGLIIIGIGVALIMNLYMPSVEPKLDVYQQQIEIRFRKIFMEIARYLRTNELDWDGKELTEVAKLIDDAKILAFRVVENQLLKQENIYYHYFRIREKQFEIIERVLPTITTIQPMVMQREIIAHFIEELAEGINPGNRAYVYLEKLMSMKQEFENMDMPKTREEFEARAALLHFTNEMERYLIIKSTFKGLPTNKRENRKKAADTN; encoded by the coding sequence ATGAAATTTAAAATTGGTTATCGAACCTTAAAAACGGCGATAGGAACGGCACTTTCAATTATGCTCGCTCAAAGCATTGGTCTTGAAAGCTATGTTTCTGCAGGAATTTTAACGATTTTATGTATTCAAGTGACGAGAAAAAAATCATTACGTGCGTCCTGGAATCGATTTTTAGCCTGCTTACTAGCCATGTTGTTTGCCACTATTTTTTTCGAGGGAATTGCCTACCATCCACTCGTAATCGGTTTACTTCTTATTTTCTTTATTCCTGTTGTTGTAAGTTTAAAAGCACAGGAAGGAATTGTCTCAAGCTCAGTTATTCTCCTTCACATCTTCGCAGCTGGTAATGTTTCATTGGCAATTATTACAAATGAATTAGGACTTATTATTATTGGGATTGGTGTCGCATTAATCATGAATCTATATATGCCAAGTGTGGAACCAAAATTGGATGTGTACCAACAGCAAATCGAAATTCGATTTAGAAAAATTTTTATGGAAATTGCTCGTTATTTACGGACAAACGAGCTGGATTGGGATGGAAAGGAATTGACTGAGGTTGCGAAATTGATCGACGACGCAAAAATTTTAGCGTTTCGTGTTGTCGAAAACCAATTGCTAAAACAGGAAAATATTTACTATCATTATTTTAGGATAAGGGAAAAGCAATTTGAAATTATTGAGCGTGTATTGCCTACCATTACCACCATTCAACCAATGGTTATGCAGCGTGAGATCATTGCTCATTTTATCGAGGAATTGGCTGAAGGGATTAACCCAGGTAACCGTGCATATGTGTATTTAGAGAAATTAATGAGTATGAAACAGGAATTTGAAAACATGGATATGCCAAAGACCCGAGAGGAGTTTGAAGCAAGAGCTGCATTATTGCATTTCACCAATGAGATGGAGCGATATTTAATTATTAAAAGTACATTTAAAGGACTTCCTACTAATAAAAGGGAGAATCGAAAGAAGGCTGCTGATACAAACTAA
- a CDS encoding L,D-transpeptidase, whose translation MLSFLSAFILSFSLSPIWPLGPNPMPGDPFLIVNKHSNQVAFIDDNRIRIIDDVATGMTSELTPEGLFTVTVKAVNPYYRRKNINGGDPNNPLGTRWIGFDAVGTDGRIYGLHGTNQPESIGKYVSQGCIRMKKETIEFVYDMIPLGSKICIVSSTKTFRQLAIEYGAIQ comes from the coding sequence ATGTTATCTTTCCTATCAGCTTTTATTCTCTCTTTTTCCCTTTCTCCAATATGGCCATTGGGACCGAACCCAATGCCGGGTGATCCCTTTCTAATTGTGAATAAACACAGTAATCAAGTTGCATTTATAGACGATAATCGCATCAGAATCATTGATGATGTAGCAACAGGCATGACGAGTGAACTTACGCCTGAGGGACTTTTTACCGTAACCGTTAAAGCGGTTAACCCCTACTATCGCAGGAAAAATATTAATGGTGGGGATCCTAATAATCCGTTAGGAACAAGATGGATTGGCTTTGATGCGGTAGGAACTGATGGGCGGATATATGGTTTACATGGAACGAATCAGCCGGAATCGATTGGTAAATATGTTTCACAAGGCTGCATACGCATGAAAAAAGAAACGATTGAATTCGTTTATGACATGATTCCACTTGGGTCAAAAATTTGTATTGTGTCCTCAACAAAAACTTTTCGACAATTAGCAATTGAATATGGTGCGATTCAATAA
- the prli42 gene encoding stressosome-associated protein Prli42, with protein MQNKKTRKFIVMLMLFAMLASTLLLGISQFL; from the coding sequence ATGCAAAATAAAAAAACTAGAAAATTCATAGTCATGCTTATGCTCTTTGCGATGCTTGCTTCTACCCTCCTATTAGGAATTTCACAATTTCTATAA
- the mce gene encoding methylmalonyl-CoA epimerase, whose translation MVKKVDHIGIAVRSLEESLSFYTDVLRLPLESIEEVASQKVKVAFIQVGETKIELLEPTSADSPIAKFIEKRGEGIHHVALGVGSIKERIEEMKEKGIKMIDDEPRPGAHGTKVAFMHPKSTGGVLYEFCEK comes from the coding sequence ATGGTGAAAAAAGTCGATCACATTGGGATCGCAGTCAGATCATTAGAGGAAAGCTTGTCATTTTATACTGATGTTCTTCGGTTGCCTTTAGAAAGCATTGAAGAAGTTGCAAGCCAAAAAGTTAAGGTAGCCTTTATACAAGTTGGGGAGACAAAAATAGAGCTACTAGAACCGACATCTGCTGACAGCCCAATAGCTAAATTTATTGAAAAGCGGGGGGAAGGAATCCATCACGTTGCTCTTGGTGTGGGGTCAATCAAAGAGCGAATTGAGGAAATGAAAGAAAAGGGTATAAAAATGATTGATGATGAACCAAGGCCTGGGGCACACGGTACAAAAGTTGCATTTATGCATCCAAAATCAACTGGAGGGGTATTATATGAGTTCTGTGAAAAGTAA
- a CDS encoding acyl-CoA carboxylase subunit beta, which produces MSSVKSKEAVTTPDMFEKIYELYDLKREIELGGGDARIAKQHEKGKLTARERIELLVDPGTFVELNAFIEHRSSDFGLENVKGPGDGVVTGYGKVNGRPIYLFSQDFTVFGGALGEMHAMKIANVMDLAAKNGAPFIGLNDSGGARIQEGVVSLDGYGQIFYRNSIYSGVIPQISVILGPCAGGAVYSPAITDFVFMVEKTSQMFITGPKVIETVTGEKISSENLGGAKVHSTISGNCHYRAETEEEIIQAVRDVLSYLPNNCNEMPPRLEATDEDDYRPELAEVVPITATKSYDVHVVIEQVVDSGSFMEIHKDFAKNVVVGFARIKGEPVGLVCNQPKFMAGGLDIDSSDKAARFIRLCDSFNVPIITFEDVTGFFPGIKQEHGGIIRHGAKILYAYSEATVPKLTVITRKAYGGAYVALNSKSIGADLVFAWPNAEIAVMGSQGAANIIFAKEIANSADPEATRAAKIEEYREKFANPYVAASRGMVDDVIDPRDTRIKLIQALEMLRNKEEKRPKKKHGNIPL; this is translated from the coding sequence ATGAGTTCTGTGAAAAGTAAAGAGGCAGTTACGACGCCTGATATGTTTGAAAAAATTTATGAATTGTATGATTTAAAACGCGAAATCGAATTAGGTGGTGGTGATGCCCGGATCGCGAAGCAACATGAAAAGGGAAAGCTAACCGCTAGAGAAAGAATCGAATTATTAGTAGATCCAGGAACATTTGTAGAATTAAACGCATTTATCGAACACCGTAGCAGTGACTTTGGTCTTGAAAATGTTAAGGGGCCTGGTGATGGTGTTGTAACTGGATATGGTAAAGTGAATGGCCGTCCAATCTACTTATTCTCTCAAGATTTTACTGTTTTTGGTGGAGCATTAGGGGAAATGCATGCCATGAAAATTGCGAATGTTATGGATTTGGCTGCGAAAAATGGTGCGCCATTTATTGGTTTAAATGATTCCGGCGGTGCGCGAATTCAGGAAGGCGTAGTTTCTCTAGATGGTTATGGTCAAATTTTCTACCGTAACTCTATTTATTCTGGGGTAATTCCACAAATTTCTGTTATTTTAGGACCTTGTGCTGGTGGTGCGGTGTATTCACCTGCCATTACGGATTTTGTCTTCATGGTTGAAAAAACAAGCCAAATGTTTATCACTGGTCCGAAGGTTATTGAAACCGTTACCGGAGAAAAAATTTCGTCTGAAAACCTTGGTGGTGCGAAAGTACATAGTACGATTAGCGGTAACTGCCACTATCGTGCTGAAACAGAAGAAGAAATTATTCAAGCGGTTCGCGATGTATTAAGCTATCTTCCAAACAATTGTAACGAAATGCCTCCTCGTTTAGAAGCGACTGATGAGGATGATTACCGTCCAGAATTAGCGGAGGTTGTTCCTATCACGGCGACGAAGTCTTATGACGTACATGTTGTTATAGAACAGGTTGTCGATTCCGGATCTTTTATGGAAATACACAAAGACTTCGCGAAAAACGTAGTAGTTGGTTTTGCTAGAATTAAAGGTGAGCCAGTTGGGTTAGTATGTAACCAACCAAAATTCATGGCTGGTGGCCTTGATATCGATTCATCTGATAAAGCTGCACGCTTTATCCGTTTGTGTGATTCTTTTAATGTTCCGATTATTACGTTCGAAGATGTAACCGGATTCTTCCCTGGAATCAAACAAGAGCACGGCGGTATCATCCGTCACGGGGCGAAAATCCTTTATGCATATTCTGAAGCAACGGTTCCTAAACTTACCGTTATTACGAGAAAAGCTTACGGTGGTGCATATGTTGCATTAAATAGTAAATCAATCGGCGCAGACTTAGTATTTGCATGGCCAAATGCAGAAATTGCCGTTATGGGATCACAAGGTGCTGCAAACATTATTTTTGCGAAGGAAATTGCTAACAGCGCAGATCCTGAAGCAACTCGTGCAGCAAAAATTGAAGAATATCGTGAAAAGTTTGCTAATCCATATGTTGCAGCAAGCCGTGGTATGGTGGATGATGTTATTGATCCACGTGATACAAGAATTAAGCTCATTCAAGCGCTTGAAATGCTTCGCAATAAAGAAGAAAAAAGACCAAAGAAAAAACACGGAAACATCCCATTGTAA
- a CDS encoding M20/M25/M40 family metallo-hydrolase, with protein MAINQERLLNEFLELVQIDSETKYEAEIAKVLKEKFTGLGVDVFEDDTTAITGHGAGNLICTLKGTKEGVDTIYFTSHMDTVVPGKGVKPSIKDGYVVTDGTTILGADDKTGLAVMIETVRMLKEQNIPHGTIQFIITVGEESGLHGAKALDPKLVNAKYGYALDSDGKVGNIIVAAPTQAKITAVIHGKTAHAGVAPEKGVSAITIAAKAVAKMSLGRIDDETTANIGRFEGGKQTNIVADRCDILAEARSLIPEKMEKQAQSMKEAFESVAKAMGGSAEVEIDVMYPGFKFGSGDHVVEIARKAAAKIGRSSELLHSGGGSDANVIAGFGIPTVNLAVGYEEIHTTNERMPVEELYKLAEMVIAIIEEVSAN; from the coding sequence ATGGCTATTAATCAAGAGCGCTTATTAAACGAGTTTTTAGAGCTCGTTCAAATTGATTCTGAAACAAAATACGAAGCTGAAATTGCAAAGGTTTTAAAAGAAAAGTTTACCGGATTGGGTGTAGACGTTTTCGAAGATGATACAACTGCCATCACAGGACATGGTGCAGGAAACCTAATTTGTACCTTGAAAGGAACAAAGGAAGGAGTCGATACGATTTACTTCACTTCCCATATGGATACAGTTGTTCCGGGAAAAGGGGTTAAACCAAGCATTAAAGATGGATATGTTGTCACAGATGGAACAACGATTCTTGGTGCTGATGATAAAACGGGTCTTGCTGTAATGATTGAGACTGTACGGATGCTTAAAGAGCAAAACATCCCGCATGGCACGATTCAGTTTATCATTACTGTGGGTGAAGAATCTGGTTTACATGGTGCGAAAGCATTAGATCCGAAACTAGTAAATGCGAAATATGGCTATGCATTAGATAGTGATGGCAAGGTTGGAAACATTATCGTTGCCGCGCCAACTCAAGCGAAAATTACTGCTGTGATTCACGGCAAAACAGCACATGCAGGTGTAGCTCCAGAAAAGGGTGTATCTGCGATTACGATTGCCGCTAAAGCTGTTGCAAAAATGAGTTTAGGTCGAATTGATGATGAAACAACTGCGAATATTGGACGCTTCGAGGGTGGAAAGCAAACGAATATCGTGGCTGACCGTTGTGATATTTTAGCAGAAGCTCGCTCACTTATTCCGGAAAAAATGGAAAAACAAGCGCAAAGCATGAAAGAAGCGTTTGAATCCGTTGCAAAAGCAATGGGCGGAAGTGCAGAGGTAGAAATTGATGTTATGTATCCTGGCTTTAAGTTCGGAAGTGGCGACCATGTAGTTGAAATAGCACGTAAGGCTGCTGCAAAAATCGGTCGTAGCTCTGAATTACTGCACAGTGGTGGAGGCAGTGATGCGAACGTGATTGCAGGTTTTGGTATTCCTACCGTCAACCTTGCTGTTGGATATGAGGAAATACATACAACAAACGAAAGAATGCCAGTTGAGGAACTATATAAATTAGCGGAGATGGTCATCGCCATTATTGAAGAAGTTTCTGCGAATTAA